The following are encoded in a window of Staphylospora marina genomic DNA:
- a CDS encoding Crp/Fnr family transcriptional regulator translates to MRNPKEHCLSKFPVLHKLCEQRIQEIMEHAFFRKYQKGQILFMAGDPRDRIYFLQSGYIRLVSMNDDGSGQLFLYLRPGSVFPYIGLFRDEYYRFSGEAATDVELLYLPMAKFERLIRNDPEVLVNVIRVMGDKMHELEVRIQKLTRVHATDRVRQLISLLVRDIGEKIHASAFRIPCPLTTTDLAKMAGTSRETVSHVLQEYKASGKLAIRSKIITITDPSFFGI, encoded by the coding sequence ATGCGAAATCCGAAGGAACATTGCCTTTCCAAGTTCCCCGTGTTGCACAAACTTTGTGAGCAGCGCATTCAAGAGATCATGGAACATGCATTTTTCCGGAAGTATCAAAAAGGTCAGATCTTGTTCATGGCGGGAGATCCGCGGGATCGGATCTATTTTTTGCAGAGCGGATATATCAGGCTGGTCAGCATGAACGACGATGGTTCCGGACAATTGTTCCTGTATCTCAGGCCCGGCAGCGTTTTCCCCTATATCGGACTGTTCCGGGACGAGTATTACCGTTTTTCCGGAGAAGCCGCCACCGATGTGGAACTGCTCTATCTCCCGATGGCCAAATTTGAACGATTGATCCGAAACGACCCCGAAGTTCTGGTCAATGTGATCCGCGTCATGGGCGACAAGATGCATGAACTTGAGGTACGGATCCAAAAATTGACCCGGGTGCATGCCACCGACCGGGTGCGGCAACTGATCAGTCTTCTCGTCCGTGACATCGGGGAGAAAATCCATGCCTCCGCCTTCCGCATTCCCTGTCCGCTCACCACCACCGACCTGGCCAAAATGGCCGGAACCAGCCGGGAGACTGTCAGTCATGTTCTGCAGGAGTACAAAGCTTCCGGCAAGTTGGCCATTCGATCAAAAATCATCACCATCACCGATCCCTCGTTTTTCGGGATATGA
- the hemH gene encoding ferrochelatase, with amino-acid sequence MAVAKKTGLLVMAYGTPRSPEEIEPYYTHIRRGNKPPTELLEDLKRRYEMIGGVSPLAKITEDQTAALEKELNSRSNGRTFQAYVGLKHISPFIEDAVQQMHEDGIEEAVSIVLAPHYSTLSVKSYNERANNEAEKLGGPRIHTVDSWYDEPKFIDLWAKRLKQTFSTIPAEEQEKTVVIFSAHSLPEKILQLGDPYPKQLEETARLIAERAQIQHYAIGWQSAGNTPVPWLGPDVQDLTRQLHEEKGYRSFVYCPVGFVADHLEVLYDNDIECKQVTEELGVRYYRPAMPNAAPEFIQCLADVVEKRLAALERIES; translated from the coding sequence ATGGCCGTGGCAAAAAAAACAGGTTTGTTGGTGATGGCTTATGGCACGCCGAGAAGCCCCGAAGAAATTGAACCTTACTATACACATATTCGCCGTGGCAACAAACCTCCAACCGAGCTTTTGGAGGACCTGAAGAGAAGGTATGAGATGATCGGCGGTGTTTCGCCTTTGGCTAAGATCACCGAAGATCAAACCGCCGCATTGGAGAAAGAATTGAATTCCCGCTCTAACGGACGTACCTTTCAGGCGTATGTCGGTTTGAAGCATATCTCTCCGTTCATTGAGGATGCCGTACAGCAAATGCACGAGGATGGAATCGAAGAAGCGGTCAGCATCGTGCTGGCCCCGCACTATTCCACCTTAAGCGTGAAATCCTACAATGAACGCGCCAATAATGAAGCGGAAAAACTGGGCGGCCCTCGGATCCACACGGTGGACAGCTGGTACGACGAACCCAAATTCATCGACCTTTGGGCCAAGCGGTTGAAACAGACGTTTTCCACCATTCCGGCGGAAGAACAGGAAAAAACCGTTGTGATCTTCTCGGCGCACAGTTTGCCGGAAAAAATCCTGCAATTGGGAGATCCTTATCCGAAACAGCTGGAAGAAACGGCCCGGCTCATTGCCGAACGGGCACAAATCCAACATTACGCCATCGGTTGGCAAAGCGCAGGAAACACTCCCGTGCCATGGCTGGGTCCTGATGTGCAGGATCTGACGAGACAGTTGCATGAGGAGAAAGGATACCGTTCCTTTGTGTACTGTCCGGTTGGTTTTGTCGCCGATCATCTGGAAGTTCTGTATGATAACGACATCGAATGCAAACAGGTGACGGAAGAGCTCGGAGTCCGTTATTACAGACCGGCGATGCCCAATGCCGCCCCGGAATTCATCCAATGTCTCGCCGATGTGGTGGAAAAACGCCTGGCCGCTTTGGAGAGGATTGAATCATGA
- a CDS encoding hemerythrin domain-containing protein — MPFHCSHMMGGNVSLCPALKQLKQEHTPLREQLEQLYRAAREIGEESRIEDWRDALVELKEKAILFEQDLEPHSEREEGVLFPMMAQYIGRESGPIAVMEDEHEQGKKYLQSFIAKIDQATAPVTSEKAKEIGSFMMEAYRILFHHFIKEENVLFPMAERLLSPEEKELLAKQLQAD, encoded by the coding sequence ATGCCTTTTCATTGCAGTCACATGATGGGAGGAAACGTTTCTTTGTGTCCGGCTTTGAAGCAACTGAAGCAAGAACATACTCCTTTGAGGGAGCAACTGGAACAATTGTATCGAGCGGCCCGGGAAATCGGGGAAGAATCCCGGATTGAAGACTGGCGGGATGCATTGGTCGAACTGAAAGAAAAAGCGATTCTCTTTGAACAGGATTTGGAGCCTCACTCTGAAAGGGAAGAAGGGGTCCTGTTTCCGATGATGGCTCAATACATCGGAAGAGAGTCCGGACCGATCGCAGTGATGGAAGATGAACATGAACAAGGAAAGAAATATCTGCAATCCTTTATCGCAAAGATTGACCAGGCGACCGCGCCGGTGACTTCCGAGAAGGCAAAGGAAATCGGCTCTTTCATGATGGAAGCTTACCGGATCTTGTTCCATCACTTCATCAAAGAGGAAAACGTATTGTTCCCCATGGCGGAACGCTTGCTTTCACCCGAAGAAAAAGAACTATTGGCGAAACAACTTCAGGCCGATTAA
- the ric gene encoding iron-sulfur cluster repair di-iron protein, which yields MTRKFNGEEKIGEIVTIFPSASNLFMEYRIDFCCGGNRILKTALSRQKIDEEEFLAKLNEAYLKEQKRSDQAIDWRKKSFSALIDHIVRTHHEYLNNELPVLSAFVTKVFDRHGMDHPELAELHRLFHELKEELEQHLPKEEQEIFPFLKEYEKTGSKEALEKAAQAIEQLEAEHNKAGELLRNMRKVTNHYQLPKGACRTYALSYIKLEQLESDLFQHIHLENNVMFPRVMAGK from the coding sequence ATGACCCGAAAATTTAACGGAGAAGAAAAAATCGGTGAGATTGTGACCATCTTTCCAAGTGCAAGCAACTTGTTTATGGAATATCGTATTGATTTTTGCTGTGGAGGCAATCGAATCCTGAAAACAGCGCTCAGCCGGCAGAAGATCGATGAAGAAGAGTTCCTTGCAAAGCTGAACGAGGCTTACTTGAAGGAACAAAAGCGGAGCGACCAAGCGATCGATTGGCGCAAGAAATCTTTTTCCGCATTGATCGACCATATCGTCCGCACACATCATGAGTATTTGAACAACGAACTCCCCGTACTGAGCGCGTTTGTCACCAAAGTCTTTGACAGGCATGGCATGGATCATCCGGAGCTTGCCGAACTGCACCGGCTGTTTCACGAGTTGAAGGAAGAGCTGGAACAACATTTGCCCAAAGAGGAGCAAGAAATTTTCCCCTTTTTGAAAGAATATGAAAAGACGGGTTCGAAAGAGGCCTTGGAGAAAGCCGCACAGGCGATTGAGCAGTTGGAGGCCGAGCACAACAAAGCCGGCGAACTCCTTCGCAACATGAGAAAGGTGACCAATCATTATCAGTTGCCGAAAGGAGCATGCCGGACGTATGCCCTGTCTTACATCAAATTGGAGCAGTTGGAATCCGACTTGTTCCAACACATTCATCTGGAAAACAATGTGATGTTCCCGCGCGTGATGGCAGGCAAGTGA
- a CDS encoding DUF2935 domain-containing protein, translated as MSDGFVARSLDEIRFWSRIMKEHAFFLRLGFRCEDTQLIQEANYFYDLFQHIEDRSHSFSTDADPETIASFNTEVYNAASGIWAFKRKVLGLVLRCQLPGQNNFPLLIDHVSREANYFRNRLRELNTGTLEPLPDAIIDENVFFLRIMADHAKFIGHLLDPSERKLVDQAREFSHDFDQLLFQARDLKSMRPQSQTYPLLDQFLDQNRVSVKSLRDFKKTARELIEACRIKSIIHPLLADHVFREAERFLTIIDMFEQHLNAQAGRK; from the coding sequence ATGTCAGATGGTTTTGTAGCCCGATCTTTGGATGAAATTCGATTTTGGTCCCGTATTATGAAGGAACACGCCTTCTTTCTCAGATTAGGATTCCGATGTGAAGATACTCAATTAATTCAAGAAGCCAATTATTTTTATGATCTGTTCCAACATATAGAAGACAGATCTCATTCCTTTTCAACAGATGCGGATCCGGAGACAATAGCAAGCTTCAATACAGAGGTTTACAACGCTGCTTCAGGTATCTGGGCCTTTAAGAGAAAGGTTTTGGGGCTGGTATTACGTTGTCAGCTTCCAGGACAAAACAATTTTCCTTTGTTAATTGACCATGTAAGCAGAGAAGCCAATTATTTCAGAAATCGTTTGAGAGAACTCAATACAGGCACTTTGGAGCCTTTACCTGACGCCATTATTGATGAAAATGTGTTTTTCTTGCGCATTATGGCTGACCATGCGAAGTTTATCGGTCATCTACTCGATCCGTCTGAACGGAAACTGGTCGATCAAGCACGGGAGTTTAGTCACGACTTTGATCAGTTGCTGTTTCAAGCGAGAGATCTGAAATCCATGCGTCCTCAATCGCAGACATATCCACTCCTGGATCAATTTTTGGATCAGAACAGAGTATCCGTTAAATCCCTGCGAGATTTCAAAAAGACTGCACGCGAATTGATTGAAGCGTGTCGAATTAAAAGCATTATTCATCCTTTGTTGGCGGATCACGTATTCCGCGAAGCAGAAAGATTTCTTACGATTATTGACATGTTTGAACAACACTTGAATGCGCAAGCTGGAAGGAAGTAA
- a CDS encoding helix-turn-helix transcriptional regulator, with product MSKVHQVHAKYRDRLIGIIAELLRDPGPHGIKDAAKRYGISQEKLRKDLNYLIKKLNHVNKKEYIIRGRGYFEGNFARAVANLSPEVRLYLFLALRQVQPMLKGEGEKAYRELLEHAYSVLSEEDVRRLKEWSDFYFVSEYGYPQSRSHFYQSLQEVFEAIRFNKMLRFKHKGNIRYFDPFGVFYAKHTFYLIGHLMKTPDVSYKKLIHIRLDRIQDMVRTIHSSPLGRKKEEVWPYKRNHVQNYIRQMLEAEHGRNKCDYVIRIYDQNVFQRIQEKQWHPDQVIRPIEAGEAVGEIIFPGMTSWMEIKKWVLGWGSAVELIKPAEKRKELWEEIKTMFLKRYGSGG from the coding sequence ATGTCCAAAGTTCACCAGGTTCATGCCAAATACCGCGATCGGCTGATTGGGATCATCGCCGAGTTGCTACGGGATCCTGGTCCTCATGGGATCAAGGATGCGGCTAAACGTTATGGCATTTCTCAGGAGAAACTTCGTAAGGATCTCAATTACCTCATCAAAAAGCTGAACCATGTGAACAAGAAGGAATACATCATCCGAGGCCGGGGTTATTTTGAAGGTAATTTTGCTCGGGCTGTTGCCAACTTGTCTCCTGAGGTGCGGTTGTATTTATTTCTTGCTCTGCGGCAAGTACAGCCCATGTTAAAGGGAGAAGGGGAAAAAGCGTATCGAGAACTGTTGGAACATGCGTATTCCGTTCTGAGTGAGGAAGACGTCCGCAGATTGAAAGAATGGTCGGATTTCTATTTTGTGAGCGAGTACGGGTATCCTCAGAGTAGGAGCCATTTTTATCAATCACTGCAAGAAGTGTTTGAAGCCATTCGATTTAACAAAATGCTACGTTTCAAGCATAAGGGAAACATTCGATATTTCGACCCGTTTGGGGTTTTTTACGCCAAACATACGTTTTACCTCATTGGACATTTAATGAAGACACCAGACGTTTCTTACAAAAAACTGATTCATATCCGTTTGGACAGGATCCAAGATATGGTGCGAACCATTCATTCGTCTCCGCTTGGAAGAAAGAAAGAAGAAGTTTGGCCTTATAAGCGAAATCACGTCCAAAACTATATCCGACAGATGTTAGAAGCGGAACACGGTCGGAATAAGTGTGACTATGTCATTCGGATTTACGATCAGAATGTTTTTCAACGGATTCAGGAAAAACAGTGGCATCCTGATCAAGTCATCCGTCCGATCGAAGCGGGCGAGGCCGTGGGAGAGATCATATTTCCGGGCATGACCAGCTGGATGGAAATCAAGAAATGGGTATTGGGATGGGGGAGTGCGGTCGAACTGATAAAACCGGCGGAGAAACGAAAGGAACTTTGGGAAGAGATAAAAACCATGTTTCTTAAGCGGTATGGTAGCGGGGGGTGA
- a CDS encoding Crp/Fnr family transcriptional regulator, with protein MTENLDLLRSVSLFQELSDEELERIREIASHRRYNKKNIIFVEGDKKTAIYLIQDGIVKTYKTDENGHEHIVSLLQSGDLFPHTGFFHSSPYPATAETITDTRLIAIPVHEFEELVISTPAIAIKVMRAMSEKIWELQTKLQELTGHDAQHRGLFFLLKLAENYGETLNGSVHINIPMTHQEFASVIGTTRETVNRLLNRLRKEGLVEMKRNKLIIHDYDALKRRCHK; from the coding sequence ATGACTGAAAATCTTGATCTTCTGCGCTCGGTCTCTTTATTCCAGGAACTTTCCGATGAGGAATTGGAGAGGATTCGGGAGATTGCCTCCCATCGCCGCTACAACAAAAAAAACATCATCTTTGTCGAAGGCGATAAAAAAACGGCCATCTATTTGATCCAGGATGGAATCGTGAAAACCTACAAAACCGACGAAAACGGACACGAACATATCGTCAGTCTGCTTCAGTCGGGCGATTTGTTTCCTCATACGGGTTTCTTCCATTCCTCCCCCTATCCGGCAACCGCGGAGACGATCACCGATACGCGTTTGATCGCGATTCCCGTCCATGAGTTTGAGGAACTCGTGATTTCCACTCCGGCCATTGCGATCAAAGTCATGCGGGCCATGAGCGAAAAAATATGGGAACTGCAAACCAAGCTTCAGGAGCTTACCGGGCATGATGCGCAACATCGCGGCTTGTTCTTCCTGTTGAAGTTGGCCGAAAATTACGGAGAAACTTTGAACGGCTCCGTTCACATCAACATTCCCATGACTCACCAGGAGTTTGCCAGTGTCATCGGCACCACGCGTGAAACGGTCAATCGCTTGTTGAATCGACTGCGAAAGGAAGGACTTGTGGAAATGAAGCGCAACAAGCTGATCATTCACGACTACGATGCACTCAAACGGCGATGCCACAAGTGA
- the hemY gene encoding protoporphyrinogen oxidase: MTTQKPRVVIVGGGITGLSAAFYLQKELKKKALDWQVTLLESSNRLGGKIQTLVRDGFVMEQGPDSFLERKKSAAELAKDLGLADELVHNRTGQAYILHRDQLMPIPEGAVMGVPTKLKPFAFTSLVSPAGKVRALADLFLPRSKQPEGEDQSIGSFFRRRLGDEVVDRIIEPLLSGIYAGDIDTLSLMSTLPQFAEMEKKYRSLILATKTMRPPQSTASKPKGVFLTLKKGLHSMVEAIEEQLTQVHVIKGQPLKRVEKTDQGYLIRLNGGEPLQADAIIMAVPHRVTRQVLGNADFLEPLHDHPVSVATVILAFPEDAVHLSKEGTGFVIPRTEPYTITACTWTHKKWPHTTPPGKALLRCYVGRAGDEEIVDKPDDEIVDVVLRDMKRVFPVTGDPEFTCVTRWKNAMTQFAVGHQAWLKQLYEEMESRYPGVFLVGSSYAGSGIPDCINQGKKAVRDVLSYLSNGA; this comes from the coding sequence ATGACAACCCAAAAACCCCGTGTCGTCATTGTCGGCGGAGGGATTACCGGGTTATCCGCCGCCTTTTACCTGCAAAAAGAACTGAAGAAAAAGGCGCTTGATTGGCAGGTTACGTTATTGGAATCTTCCAACCGCCTGGGCGGAAAGATCCAAACCCTGGTTCGTGACGGTTTCGTCATGGAACAAGGCCCCGATTCCTTTTTGGAACGGAAAAAAAGCGCCGCTGAGCTTGCAAAAGATTTGGGTCTTGCGGACGAACTGGTCCATAATCGGACGGGACAAGCCTACATTCTGCATCGCGATCAGCTCATGCCCATTCCGGAGGGCGCGGTGATGGGTGTACCGACCAAACTGAAACCGTTTGCTTTCACTTCCCTGGTTTCTCCCGCCGGCAAAGTTCGGGCGCTGGCGGACTTGTTTTTGCCCCGTTCGAAACAACCGGAAGGTGAAGATCAATCCATTGGCTCCTTCTTCCGCCGCCGTTTGGGAGATGAAGTGGTCGATCGGATCATCGAGCCTTTGTTGTCGGGGATCTACGCCGGAGACATCGACACGTTGAGCTTGATGTCCACACTCCCTCAATTTGCCGAGATGGAGAAGAAATACCGCAGTTTGATTCTGGCAACGAAAACCATGCGTCCTCCCCAATCAACGGCGTCGAAACCGAAAGGGGTGTTCCTCACCCTCAAAAAAGGGCTTCATTCCATGGTGGAAGCGATCGAGGAGCAACTGACGCAAGTCCACGTGATCAAGGGGCAGCCGCTGAAACGGGTGGAAAAAACCGATCAGGGGTATCTGATCCGGTTGAACGGCGGTGAGCCGTTGCAAGCGGATGCCATCATTATGGCCGTTCCGCATCGGGTGACACGCCAAGTCCTTGGAAACGCCGACTTTTTGGAACCTCTGCATGACCACCCCGTCTCCGTGGCAACCGTCATTCTGGCGTTTCCGGAAGATGCGGTTCATCTGTCCAAAGAAGGAACGGGCTTTGTGATCCCCAGAACGGAACCTTATACCATCACCGCTTGCACTTGGACACATAAAAAATGGCCGCACACCACTCCGCCCGGAAAAGCGTTGCTCCGCTGTTACGTGGGGCGCGCCGGAGATGAAGAGATCGTTGACAAGCCGGATGATGAAATCGTGGATGTGGTTCTCCGGGACATGAAACGCGTTTTCCCCGTCACCGGCGATCCGGAGTTTACTTGTGTCACCCGCTGGAAAAACGCCATGACCCAGTTCGCCGTCGGGCATCAGGCATGGTTGAAACAACTGTACGAAGAGATGGAAAGCCGTTATCCCGGCGTCTTTTTGGTTGGCTCCTCGTATGCGGGATCCGGTATTCCGGATTGCATCAATCAAGGCAAAAAAGCGGTCCGGGATGTGCTGAGTTATCTTTCCAACGGCGCTTGA
- the hemE gene encoding uroporphyrinogen decarboxylase → MSKPFNDVFLKACRKEKTPYVPVWYMRQAGRYQPEYRAIRQKYSFFEMSEIPEVCAEVTRLPVEQLGVDAAILFADIMTPLKHIGVDVEIKSGIGPVIANPIRTEQDVSRLGELDPEAHVPTILEAVKILNQQLSVPLIGFAGAPFTLASYMIEGGPSKNYHKTKGLMYAAPSAWHALMQKLGDMTVVYLKAQIAAGAHAVQVFDSWVGALNEQDYRTYVAPIMRYIFNELRTTGVPVIYFGIGAGHLLEEWNRLPVDVIGLDWRTSIHSARSRGVDKALQGNLDPSLLLGSWELIEQRAKEILDQGMEQPGYIFNLGHGIFPDVKVETLQKLTSFVHEYTSR, encoded by the coding sequence ATGAGCAAACCATTTAATGACGTATTCCTGAAAGCATGTCGAAAAGAGAAAACACCGTATGTTCCCGTTTGGTATATGCGCCAGGCCGGCAGATATCAGCCGGAATACCGGGCCATTCGGCAGAAATATTCCTTTTTCGAAATGAGCGAAATTCCTGAGGTATGCGCGGAAGTGACCCGCCTTCCCGTGGAACAATTGGGTGTGGATGCCGCCATTCTGTTTGCCGATATCATGACCCCGCTCAAGCACATTGGCGTGGATGTGGAAATCAAATCGGGCATCGGTCCCGTCATCGCCAACCCGATCCGTACGGAGCAGGATGTCAGCCGCCTGGGAGAGCTCGATCCTGAAGCGCATGTGCCGACGATTTTGGAAGCCGTCAAAATCCTGAACCAACAATTGTCGGTGCCGTTGATCGGCTTTGCCGGCGCTCCGTTTACACTCGCCAGCTACATGATTGAAGGCGGTCCTTCAAAAAACTACCATAAGACAAAGGGATTGATGTATGCGGCCCCGTCTGCCTGGCATGCGCTCATGCAAAAGCTGGGTGACATGACCGTTGTGTATCTGAAAGCGCAAATTGCCGCCGGAGCCCACGCCGTGCAAGTATTTGACTCTTGGGTCGGCGCTTTGAACGAACAGGACTACCGGACGTATGTGGCTCCGATCATGCGGTATATCTTCAATGAGCTGCGAACAACGGGCGTTCCCGTCATCTATTTTGGCATCGGGGCAGGACATCTTCTGGAAGAATGGAACCGGTTGCCCGTGGATGTGATCGGACTGGATTGGCGCACGTCCATCCACTCCGCACGAAGCCGGGGAGTGGACAAGGCCTTGCAAGGAAACCTGGATCCTTCCCTTCTTTTGGGTTCTTGGGAGCTGATCGAACAAAGAGCCAAGGAAATTCTGGATCAAGGCATGGAACAGCCCGGTTATATTTTCAACCTCGGGCATGGCATCTTTCCGGATGTCAAGGTGGAAACGTTGCAAAAACTGACTTCCTTTGTCCATGAATATACATCGAGGTGA